From the genome of Acidobacteriota bacterium, one region includes:
- a CDS encoding N-6 DNA methylase gives MSASWLTGGCVWSRVMERHLSASLMHAAHEEAATRAMHRCARTWRTAAELLGPASGATAVWWHLVRPCAEALGWAPGDDVPVIVGGIPMREASASLGALRQTILSMPWGMGHEGLQRAATRVGAERGTPWVAVCNGLTWRWYDATRPFTRVHIGVDLTHAAIDARVWQALWLMAQPGAADRTTRSGGGSLIERLIASSTHERTGSTKALRDGVLDTLAQLDRHAAGDRDAHVTLVFQWLFLLFAESRALAPLWHPAYRRSYSIATLARECRARRRTPTGVHESLVAIGRAGRDGMQLGGARLGALNGPLFAGTLVARRGSRISDEILGAMLTSLTCAPGSGDAFDFAQLGVDQLGTLYERLLSPASVANGPELLRKRTGAFYTPPEMADTVVERTLDPLVRSASAEQVLGLRILDPAMGSGALLAAAHRYLVSAVEAAWVREGRGGPLDVPRDERESLPRRVAEQCLYGVDIDARAVQVARLSLWLQSLAPDRPLTWLDAHLCVGNSLAGVSPATLLARPPAAARTPLRSSQSQLTLFDIEHWHHEADEVGPLLAALAARPTLSADDAHDKTRTLHELRGREGMSAWHARADAWCGAVMQDEPPAQGVWRAVDDALRAGGRATTRVAPAEGCVAVHAERWRALARSQQCLHWNLAFPEIFETGRGGFDAVIANPPWEMLRGDLGTTADRAERRGDIAPLMRFVRRSGVYRDTGGHVNSYQLFLERMLQLVRTGGRIGCLLPGGILADHGAAALRRHLFDRADIDRITVFDNRDALFPIHRSMRIVAVTGQRGSATTAVLVDEGESTSGRRRTSTSGSEPRLLSRAMLRRASGESEAIPSVRSAAELAVLERLIQAPRLGGGWRLRFGRELNATEDRHLFRDGSAGDVDALHVVDGKHMKPFTVRPPDTPWIAAADAKRVLPDAPWEHWRLAYRDVSSATNTRSLICALLPPGCVSTHTLFCLRTRAPLSVQVYLCGMLNSLVADWFVRRFLASHVTTRLIAHVPVPLVIARDTRRRRVVRLATRLLRASDDADAFIALQAEAAGLYGLDRTAMTTVLGDFPRLPDQIREGALRLIAARPSTR, from the coding sequence ATGAGCGCGTCGTGGTTGACGGGCGGGTGCGTCTGGTCGCGCGTGATGGAGCGCCATCTCTCGGCCTCGCTCATGCACGCTGCACACGAAGAGGCGGCCACGCGCGCGATGCACCGGTGTGCGCGGACGTGGCGCACGGCTGCGGAACTGCTGGGTCCGGCGAGCGGGGCAACGGCTGTCTGGTGGCACCTCGTCCGGCCCTGCGCAGAGGCACTTGGATGGGCGCCCGGCGACGACGTCCCTGTCATCGTCGGCGGCATCCCGATGCGCGAGGCGTCCGCGTCGCTGGGCGCACTCCGCCAGACGATCCTGAGCATGCCGTGGGGGATGGGGCACGAGGGGCTCCAGCGTGCCGCCACGCGAGTGGGGGCGGAGCGGGGCACGCCGTGGGTCGCCGTCTGCAACGGCCTCACGTGGCGGTGGTACGACGCCACACGTCCGTTCACGCGCGTACACATCGGCGTCGACCTCACGCACGCCGCGATCGACGCGCGCGTATGGCAGGCGCTCTGGCTCATGGCCCAGCCGGGCGCAGCGGATCGCACGACCCGTTCGGGCGGCGGTTCGCTCATCGAGCGCCTGATCGCATCGAGCACACACGAACGCACCGGCAGCACGAAGGCACTTCGCGACGGCGTGCTCGACACGCTTGCGCAGCTCGACCGCCACGCGGCTGGCGATCGCGACGCGCACGTGACGCTCGTGTTCCAGTGGCTCTTCCTGCTGTTCGCCGAGTCGCGTGCGCTCGCTCCCTTGTGGCATCCCGCATACAGACGCAGCTATTCGATCGCGACGCTGGCACGCGAGTGTCGCGCCCGGCGCCGCACGCCGACGGGAGTCCACGAGAGTCTCGTCGCCATCGGACGGGCTGGCAGAGACGGTATGCAGCTCGGCGGCGCGAGACTCGGCGCGCTGAACGGTCCGCTCTTCGCGGGCACGCTCGTCGCCAGGCGCGGGTCGCGCATCTCCGACGAGATTCTCGGAGCGATGCTGACGTCGCTCACGTGCGCACCAGGCAGCGGCGACGCGTTCGACTTCGCGCAACTCGGCGTTGACCAGCTCGGTACACTGTACGAACGGCTGCTGTCTCCGGCATCCGTGGCCAACGGCCCGGAGCTCCTGCGCAAGCGGACGGGCGCGTTCTACACGCCGCCGGAGATGGCCGACACCGTCGTGGAACGGACGCTCGATCCGCTGGTGCGATCGGCCAGCGCGGAACAGGTCCTCGGGCTCCGCATCCTCGATCCCGCGATGGGCAGCGGTGCGCTGCTGGCCGCCGCGCATCGCTATCTCGTATCGGCGGTCGAAGCGGCGTGGGTCCGCGAGGGTCGTGGAGGGCCGCTCGACGTCCCGCGCGACGAACGCGAGTCGCTGCCCCGGCGCGTGGCGGAGCAATGCCTCTACGGCGTCGACATCGACGCTCGCGCGGTGCAGGTGGCGCGTCTCTCGCTCTGGCTGCAGTCGTTGGCGCCAGACCGTCCACTCACGTGGCTTGACGCGCACCTCTGCGTCGGCAACAGTCTCGCGGGCGTCTCTCCGGCGACACTCCTTGCAAGGCCTCCGGCGGCAGCGCGTACGCCACTGCGCAGCAGCCAGTCGCAGCTCACGTTGTTCGATATCGAGCACTGGCACCACGAAGCCGATGAGGTCGGGCCGTTGCTCGCGGCCCTTGCGGCGCGCCCCACGCTCTCGGCCGACGATGCGCACGACAAGACGCGCACGCTGCACGAGTTGCGCGGACGCGAAGGCATGTCCGCGTGGCATGCGCGAGCCGATGCATGGTGCGGCGCCGTCATGCAGGACGAGCCTCCGGCGCAGGGCGTGTGGCGAGCCGTCGATGACGCGTTGCGCGCTGGCGGACGGGCGACCACAAGAGTCGCCCCTGCCGAGGGGTGTGTAGCGGTACATGCAGAACGGTGGCGGGCTCTGGCGCGCTCGCAACAGTGTCTCCACTGGAATCTGGCGTTTCCGGAGATCTTCGAGACGGGTCGTGGCGGCTTCGATGCCGTGATCGCCAACCCGCCATGGGAGATGCTCCGCGGTGATCTCGGCACCACGGCAGATCGCGCGGAGCGGCGCGGCGACATCGCGCCGCTCATGCGCTTCGTGCGCCGCAGCGGCGTGTATCGCGACACGGGTGGTCACGTGAACAGCTATCAGCTGTTCCTCGAGCGGATGCTGCAACTGGTGCGCACCGGCGGCCGCATCGGGTGCCTGCTGCCTGGCGGCATCCTCGCCGACCACGGCGCCGCGGCGCTGCGCCGGCATCTCTTCGATCGCGCCGACATCGATCGCATCACCGTCTTCGACAACCGGGATGCGCTCTTTCCCATCCATCGCTCCATGCGCATCGTCGCGGTGACGGGACAGCGGGGATCCGCGACGACTGCCGTACTCGTCGACGAGGGCGAATCGACGTCCGGACGCCGGCGGACCTCGACGTCAGGCTCGGAACCTCGCCTGCTGTCGCGCGCGATGCTCCGGCGCGCCAGCGGTGAGTCGGAGGCGATCCCGTCAGTGCGATCCGCGGCCGAACTCGCGGTGCTCGAACGCCTGATCCAGGCACCACGTCTCGGCGGCGGGTGGCGCCTGCGGTTCGGCAGGGAATTGAACGCCACCGAGGATCGCCACCTCTTTCGCGACGGATCTGCCGGCGACGTCGACGCGCTCCACGTCGTCGACGGCAAGCACATGAAGCCGTTCACCGTTCGGCCGCCCGACACCCCCTGGATCGCGGCCGCAGACGCGAAACGCGTACTGCCCGATGCGCCGTGGGAACACTGGCGGCTTGCCTATCGCGACGTCTCCTCGGCGACCAACACGCGATCGCTGATCTGCGCGCTGCTGCCGCCGGGGTGCGTGTCGACGCACACGCTGTTCTGCCTGCGCACGCGCGCGCCGCTGTCGGTGCAGGTGTATCTCTGCGGGATGCTCAACAGCCTGGTGGCCGACTGGTTCGTGCGCCGGTTCCTCGCCTCGCACGTCACCACGCGCCTCATCGCGCACGTGCCCGTCCCGCTCGTCATCGCGCGCGACACCAGACGCCGGCGCGTCGTGCGGCTCGCGACTCGTCTTCTCCGTGCGTCAGACGATGCTGACGCGTTCATCGCGCTTCAGGCGGAGGCGGCCGGCTTGTACGGACTCGATCGCACGGCGATGACCACGGTGCTGGGCGACTTCCCGCGACTGCCGGACCAGATACGCGAAGGCGCGCTGCGGCTCATCGCTGCCAGGCCGTCCACACGGTGA
- a CDS encoding HU family DNA-binding protein encodes MAQAQKMTKSALFAFFADKFEVKRTEVRDWFEELSALAEKELKRSGEFTLPGVVKLSVRKSKARMGRNPATGEPIKIPAKTRVKATVVKAMKDAVMPRK; translated from the coding sequence ATGGCCCAGGCCCAGAAGATGACCAAGTCGGCGCTCTTTGCGTTCTTCGCTGACAAGTTCGAGGTGAAGCGCACAGAAGTGCGTGACTGGTTCGAAGAGCTCTCGGCGCTGGCCGAGAAGGAGCTCAAGCGCTCGGGCGAGTTCACGCTCCCCGGCGTGGTGAAGCTGTCGGTGCGCAAGAGCAAGGCGCGCATGGGCCGCAACCCCGCTACCGGCGAGCCGATCAAGATCCCCGCCAAGACGCGCGTGAAGGCGACGGTCGTGAAGGCCATGAAGGACGCCGTCATGCCGCGCAAGTAG
- a CDS encoding DEAD/DEAH box helicase, translating to MLHTATASRESTVDSRVPARVWCRARRWRVLDRSDRDGHVSWRLAQDAELPRLIASPPDEVTPDRIALRRVSRRTWMRLALEGAREPPSWWPARAARLPLTHLPWQYVPSIMVLSGHHRRVLLADDVGMGKTVQAALLLHEIHAREPGAVTLIVCPASLVAQWTAALQLRARIHASVLDAAALRIEAALPRRSVDASRAGACWLVSIDLLRQPDVIDLLGRTRWTLLVVDEAHACAPGTARLTAVSRVAMSSARVLLLTATPTAAGTSGAICLRTIGARPGETPMAVVRRDASLMGRAPRRAHFLRVRLETSHRALCSTLDEYVARARRESDAAGLLPALVLRRRASSCPAALVRSLERRLLVLGQDVPAEPRLIGLFDQTEDDRDDELMRRRAWEDVGAERDALASLLGAARALPPAGRKLETVARLVRRCREPVVIFTSYVDTLRALRTRLSAHDPIVIHGGLPDALRSEAIAAFVEGRARVLVTTDASAEGLNLHETCRFVVHAEMPPSRRAFEQRTGRVDRYGQTRRVHTVVMTGDTAEDVQALDRLRIRAESDNSWLETHTAFRCRRTAVAAAALERGLASSAPRTHVAVCALRRRRWQRTITRLGLEEDTTTVCAGVLQVSGEAELSTSRIPVLVFTGQQTPPHLHDDGPDKPGPYGLLLVRAKRLARRVSEWERDADSSAHASAARDGDGLFADAMAGRDVESVAPVRDTLSASVVSSAVLVRRDVPMDVDAISSAGTSAARAAAQRR from the coding sequence ATGCTGCACACGGCGACAGCGTCACGGGAATCGACCGTCGACTCGCGCGTCCCGGCGCGCGTGTGGTGCCGGGCACGCAGGTGGCGCGTCCTCGATCGATCGGACCGTGACGGCCACGTTTCGTGGCGGCTCGCGCAGGATGCCGAGCTGCCACGACTCATCGCGTCGCCGCCCGATGAGGTGACGCCGGATCGCATCGCGCTGCGTCGGGTCTCGCGCCGCACGTGGATGCGCCTCGCGCTCGAGGGCGCACGAGAGCCTCCGTCGTGGTGGCCGGCGCGTGCGGCGCGGCTGCCACTCACGCATCTCCCCTGGCAGTACGTGCCGAGCATCATGGTGCTCTCCGGCCACCATCGACGCGTGCTGCTCGCCGATGACGTCGGCATGGGCAAGACGGTGCAGGCCGCCCTCTTGCTGCACGAGATCCACGCGCGCGAGCCAGGCGCGGTCACGCTCATCGTCTGTCCGGCGAGCCTTGTCGCGCAGTGGACGGCTGCGCTGCAGCTTCGGGCGCGCATCCACGCGTCGGTGCTCGATGCCGCAGCCCTCCGCATCGAAGCCGCCCTCCCGCGCCGCTCCGTCGACGCCTCGCGCGCGGGCGCGTGCTGGCTCGTGTCGATCGACCTGCTGCGGCAGCCAGACGTGATCGACCTGCTGGGCCGCACGCGCTGGACGCTGCTGGTGGTTGACGAGGCACACGCCTGCGCACCCGGCACCGCGCGCCTCACCGCCGTGTCTCGCGTGGCGATGTCGAGCGCGCGCGTCCTTCTGCTCACCGCCACGCCAACCGCCGCTGGCACCTCGGGCGCCATCTGCCTGCGCACGATCGGAGCGAGGCCTGGCGAGACACCCATGGCCGTCGTCCGACGCGATGCCTCACTCATGGGCCGCGCGCCCAGGCGCGCGCACTTCCTGCGCGTGCGACTGGAGACGTCGCATCGCGCGCTGTGCTCGACACTCGACGAGTACGTCGCTCGCGCACGCCGCGAGTCCGACGCGGCTGGCCTGCTGCCCGCGTTGGTGCTGAGACGCCGCGCCTCGTCGTGTCCCGCCGCCCTCGTGCGTTCGCTCGAACGCCGGCTGCTCGTGCTGGGCCAGGATGTGCCGGCCGAGCCGAGGCTCATCGGTCTCTTCGACCAGACGGAGGACGACAGAGACGATGAACTGATGAGACGACGGGCGTGGGAGGACGTGGGTGCGGAGCGGGATGCCCTTGCGTCACTGCTGGGTGCCGCGCGCGCACTCCCGCCTGCCGGTCGCAAGCTCGAGACCGTCGCTCGCCTCGTGAGACGCTGTCGCGAGCCGGTCGTGATCTTCACGTCGTACGTCGACACGTTGCGCGCGCTGCGCACGCGGCTGTCGGCGCACGACCCGATCGTGATTCATGGCGGATTGCCCGACGCGCTGCGGTCCGAGGCGATCGCGGCGTTCGTCGAGGGACGCGCACGCGTGCTCGTCACCACCGATGCGTCGGCGGAAGGCCTCAATCTCCACGAGACGTGCCGGTTCGTCGTCCATGCGGAGATGCCACCGTCGCGGCGCGCGTTCGAGCAGCGCACGGGCCGCGTGGATCGCTACGGGCAGACGCGTCGCGTCCACACCGTCGTGATGACCGGCGACACGGCCGAAGACGTGCAGGCACTGGATCGACTCAGGATCCGCGCCGAGAGCGACAACTCGTGGCTGGAAACGCACACGGCGTTCCGGTGCAGGAGAACGGCCGTTGCCGCCGCCGCACTTGAGCGCGGACTGGCGTCGAGTGCACCGCGTACGCACGTGGCGGTGTGCGCCCTGCGTCGGCGTCGGTGGCAGCGCACCATCACACGACTGGGGCTCGAGGAAGACACGACGACCGTCTGTGCCGGCGTGCTGCAGGTGTCCGGCGAGGCGGAATTATCGACGTCGCGCATACCCGTACTGGTATTCACCGGGCAGCAGACACCACCGCACCTTCACGATGACGGGCCGGACAAGCCCGGCCCCTACGGGCTCTTGTTGGTGCGGGCGAAACGCCTTGCGCGGCGTGTAAGCGAATGGGAACGCGATGCAGACTCATCGGCGCACGCATCGGCGGCGCGCGACGGGGACGGGCTGTTCGCCGACGCGATGGCCGGGCGAGACGTCGAGTCCGTCGCGCCCGTGAGAGACACGCTGTCGGCGAGTGTCGTGTCGTCCGCCGTGCTGGTGCGACGCGACGTGCCCATGGACGTCGACGCGATTTCGTCTGCAGGGACGTCGGCCGCCCGCGCGGCGGCACAACGGCGATGA
- the queF gene encoding NADPH-dependent 7-cyano-7-deazaguanine reductase QueF, translated as MASAGIETFANPRPGRSYEIDTRCPEFTSMCPVTGLPDFGEIRVTYVPDATCIELKSLKYYLLAYRNKGVFYEALTNQILDDLVAACAPIRMTVVGDFTPRGGIRTSVTATYERSA; from the coding sequence ATGGCCAGTGCCGGCATCGAGACCTTTGCCAATCCCCGTCCCGGACGCTCTTACGAGATCGACACGCGGTGCCCTGAATTCACCTCGATGTGCCCCGTCACGGGTCTCCCCGACTTCGGCGAGATCCGCGTCACGTACGTGCCGGACGCCACGTGCATCGAGCTCAAGTCACTCAAGTACTACCTGCTGGCATATCGCAACAAGGGTGTGTTCTACGAGGCGCTGACCAACCAGATCCTCGACGACCTCGTTGCGGCATGCGCCCCGATCCGCATGACCGTCGTCGGCGACTTCACGCCCCGCGGCGGCATCCGCACCTCGGTCACCGCGACGTACGAGAGATCGGCGTAA
- a CDS encoding ABC transporter substrate-binding protein, which yields MALACLLLGASLPACGRSDTSPPRTTHVTIAVPGAGVPLGPLIYSLTSARLLRPDQTGRPQPDVIESWTVSTDGLTWTFRIRQGLRLVDAQRPATTADIVSLIREAVAASDVRAGIWDVTSVDETGPDTIDVRLSRPTSLLLDSLSVWPAIDAGLYRLDDPEAAEPTFSSVPQPGHPAPAIGRIAVKRFDTARAAVAALLREDVDVLYESPSDVRRVLEAEDGVHVFPHVKPYVVTLGINHRHSILARREVRLALNKAVDRVALVDEVAEGMGVPAADILWHQHWSQPHAADTAFLRVDREEAERLLDEAGLPRRASRTRVAPRFRIACLVLNNPMMLRVAGRLQQAYGDIGVTLDIEALELPALAPRLARGEFETFVSPLVSGYGLTLPYEHFGAHTRQRVVDNGYTAAAAAAERVRAATSDEALIAAVADLHRVLIEDPPAVSLFWQEASRAVGRRVAVPAGQAGDVLVSLPLWNVSP from the coding sequence GTGGCACTGGCTTGCCTGCTGCTGGGCGCCAGCCTTCCCGCCTGCGGGCGTTCCGACACGTCTCCGCCCCGCACCACGCACGTCACCATCGCCGTGCCCGGCGCAGGCGTCCCGCTCGGCCCTCTCATCTACAGCCTCACGAGTGCGCGGTTGCTCCGCCCCGACCAGACCGGCAGGCCGCAACCCGACGTCATCGAGTCGTGGACCGTCTCGACCGACGGGCTGACGTGGACGTTCAGGATTCGCCAGGGCCTGCGACTCGTCGACGCACAACGACCTGCGACGACCGCGGACATCGTCTCGCTGATACGCGAGGCGGTGGCGGCCAGCGACGTCCGTGCGGGTATCTGGGACGTGACGAGCGTCGACGAAACTGGCCCCGACACCATCGACGTGCGTCTCTCACGACCCACCAGCCTGCTGCTCGATTCGCTCTCGGTCTGGCCCGCCATCGATGCCGGCCTCTATCGCCTCGACGACCCGGAGGCCGCCGAGCCAACGTTCTCCTCGGTCCCACAGCCTGGCCATCCGGCGCCGGCGATCGGGCGCATCGCCGTCAAGCGCTTCGATACCGCCCGCGCGGCGGTGGCGGCGCTGCTGCGCGAGGACGTCGACGTGCTCTACGAGAGTCCGAGCGACGTCAGACGCGTGCTCGAAGCCGAAGACGGCGTGCACGTCTTCCCGCACGTCAAACCGTACGTCGTGACCCTCGGCATCAACCATCGTCACTCGATCCTCGCGCGGCGCGAGGTCCGCCTGGCGCTGAACAAGGCGGTCGATCGCGTGGCGCTCGTCGATGAGGTCGCCGAAGGTATGGGCGTGCCCGCGGCAGACATCCTGTGGCACCAGCACTGGTCTCAACCGCACGCGGCCGACACCGCGTTCCTGCGCGTGGACCGCGAGGAAGCCGAGCGTCTCCTCGATGAGGCTGGACTGCCTCGCCGGGCGTCGCGCACGCGCGTCGCCCCGCGCTTTCGTATCGCCTGTCTCGTGCTGAACAACCCGATGATGCTGCGCGTGGCGGGCCGGCTGCAGCAGGCGTACGGCGACATCGGCGTGACGCTCGACATCGAAGCGCTCGAACTGCCGGCCCTCGCGCCGCGGCTGGCGCGAGGTGAATTCGAGACGTTCGTGTCGCCGCTGGTGAGTGGATACGGACTCACGCTGCCGTACGAGCACTTCGGCGCGCACACGCGACAGCGTGTGGTGGACAACGGCTACACGGCCGCCGCCGCTGCTGCCGAACGCGTGCGCGCCGCAACGAGCGACGAGGCACTCATCGCGGCGGTGGCCGATCTCCATCGCGTCCTGATCGAGGATCCTCCCGCTGTCTCGCTCTTCTGGCAGGAAGCGAGCCGCGCGGTGGGTCGTCGCGTGGCGGTTCCCGCCGGTCAGGCCGGAGACGTCCTCGTGTCGCTCCCTCTCTGGAACGTCTCGCCGTGA
- a CDS encoding DUF1634 domain-containing protein: MTDATEFERLLGRTLWIGVVVSTTLLAVGLLLSMTMPGLAADRLLDAGLVLLMATPMARVLLSCVEYARERDWFFALAAFGVVVVLTVTVWTAWQR; the protein is encoded by the coding sequence ATGACGGACGCGACGGAGTTCGAACGCCTGCTGGGACGCACGCTGTGGATCGGAGTGGTGGTGAGCACCACGCTGCTCGCTGTCGGCTTGCTGCTCTCGATGACCATGCCGGGGCTGGCTGCCGATCGCCTGCTCGATGCCGGACTCGTCCTCCTGATGGCCACGCCCATGGCGCGCGTGCTGCTCTCGTGCGTCGAGTACGCCCGCGAGCGCGACTGGTTCTTCGCGCTCGCCGCGTTCGGCGTCGTGGTGGTGCTTACCGTCACCGTGTGGACGGCCTGGCAGCGATGA
- a CDS encoding sensor histidine kinase yields the protein MIPITRRMAMLVTTAAIVPLVIFGVVAGWTLRATTSQSVMENHAAIAARAADAIDLYLRSTERLVRSAAADLAGVGLTRGQQQRVLFNHVTAAREIRSLTLYDARGVPVATSDIGGESAPLTELPTAAITLLPVDLDSDQLPRSRMKLRLDDSLAPYLVAELRLEELWRVVDNVKVGTSGRAFLIDDTGRIIADGRPRGKTRIARGERIAAHPLVLGADGDPGPASRARYHRFDDVEVVGVSTEPLPRFGWRVIVEQPVEDAFAPARRLERQLLLFVTLALLANIAIGIAFGRSLLRPISDLLAGIRAIGDGDLDRRVHITRDDEFRLLGEAFNAMADRLGELQQAAIRQERQAMFGRIAAGLVHDLSHPIQNINNNCKLVLQMHDDAEYRATFARLVKREFSTIQRTFEDLRNLARPIPLEKFPIDAGKLMLDVVERMEAQASVAGVTIESGTMPATPLFIEGDLFALGRVLRNLVLNALQATPPGGRVWLEVDGDEGPVRMRVCDTGCGIPDERIQAIFEDFVTTKRRGLGLGLAISRKIVEQLGGTIRVTSVVGQGSRFTLTFPRLTRITAA from the coding sequence GTGATCCCGATCACGCGCCGGATGGCGATGCTCGTGACAACGGCGGCGATCGTGCCGCTGGTCATCTTCGGCGTCGTGGCCGGGTGGACGCTGCGCGCCACCACGAGCCAGTCGGTGATGGAGAACCACGCCGCCATCGCCGCACGCGCGGCGGACGCCATCGACCTCTACCTCAGGTCGACGGAACGTCTCGTCCGCTCCGCCGCCGCCGACCTCGCCGGCGTCGGCCTCACGCGCGGTCAGCAGCAGCGCGTGCTCTTCAACCACGTGACGGCCGCGCGAGAGATCCGATCGCTCACGCTGTACGACGCCAGAGGTGTTCCCGTCGCGACGAGTGACATCGGCGGCGAGTCGGCGCCGCTCACGGAACTGCCGACGGCGGCGATCACGCTGCTGCCCGTCGACCTCGATTCCGACCAACTGCCGCGATCGCGCATGAAGCTGCGCCTCGACGATTCGCTGGCGCCCTATCTGGTCGCCGAGCTCCGACTGGAAGAACTGTGGCGCGTGGTCGACAACGTCAAGGTGGGTACCAGCGGACGCGCGTTCCTCATCGACGACACAGGCCGCATCATCGCCGACGGCCGGCCGCGCGGCAAGACACGCATCGCGCGCGGCGAACGCATCGCTGCGCATCCGCTCGTCCTCGGGGCGGACGGCGATCCGGGCCCCGCGTCGCGGGCCCGCTACCACCGCTTCGACGACGTCGAAGTGGTAGGCGTCTCCACCGAGCCGCTTCCCCGCTTCGGCTGGCGCGTGATCGTCGAACAGCCCGTCGAGGATGCGTTCGCACCGGCACGCCGCCTCGAACGTCAGCTCCTGCTGTTCGTGACGCTCGCCCTGCTGGCCAACATCGCCATCGGCATCGCGTTCGGCCGCTCGCTGCTGCGTCCGATTTCGGATCTCCTCGCCGGCATCCGCGCCATCGGCGACGGCGACCTCGATCGGCGCGTTCACATCACGCGAGACGATGAGTTCCGGTTGCTCGGTGAGGCCTTCAACGCAATGGCCGACAGGCTGGGCGAACTGCAGCAGGCCGCGATTCGGCAGGAGCGGCAGGCGATGTTCGGCCGCATCGCGGCGGGTCTGGTCCACGATCTGTCGCACCCGATCCAGAACATCAACAACAACTGCAAGCTCGTGCTGCAGATGCACGACGATGCGGAGTATCGGGCGACGTTCGCCCGTCTCGTGAAACGCGAGTTCTCGACAATTCAGCGTACGTTCGAGGACCTGCGTAACCTGGCGCGTCCCATCCCGCTCGAGAAGTTCCCCATCGACGCCGGCAAGCTGATGCTCGACGTCGTCGAACGCATGGAGGCGCAGGCGTCAGTCGCCGGCGTGACGATCGAGAGCGGCACGATGCCCGCGACGCCACTGTTCATCGAAGGCGACCTCTTCGCACTCGGCCGCGTGCTGCGCAACCTCGTGCTCAACGCGCTTCAGGCAACGCCGCCCGGCGGTCGTGTCTGGCTGGAAGTGGATGGCGACGAGGGACCTGTGCGCATGCGCGTGTGCGACACGGGCTGCGGCATTCCCGACGAGCGCATCCAGGCGATTTTCGAGGACTTCGTGACCACCAAACGCCGCGGGCTCGGGCTGGGTCTGGCCATCTCGCGCAAGATCGTCGAGCAACTCGGCGGTACGATCCGCGTCACGAGCGTCGTCGGCCAGGGCAGCCGGTTCACGCTGACCTTCCCGCGGCTCACACGGATCACCGCCGCGTGA
- a CDS encoding sulfite exporter TauE/SafE family protein, whose protein sequence is MSHDVTLLTIGMVMGLGALGGMFGAMLGLGGGVFLVPLLTLGFGLPFRQAAGIGLMTVIATSSVVSAQRAGDGTINLRLGIVLEIATTLGGLAGGLTALWLSQRTLRIMFGLVALGIAGVMFSQMNKRNALPEGDTDTGWLGGQFYSTERGRMAPYRVRRLPLALGMSFIAGNVSGLLGIGGGILKVPVLTSWCGVPLRVAATTSSLMIGVTAAASAPIYYAAGEILPQYAAASVLGVMIGTRAGFWVADRTKVAGLKIMLGCVLIFAALMMLVRA, encoded by the coding sequence GTGAGTCACGACGTGACGCTGTTGACCATCGGCATGGTCATGGGGCTTGGCGCGCTCGGGGGGATGTTCGGCGCCATGCTGGGGCTGGGCGGCGGGGTGTTCCTCGTGCCGCTCCTGACGCTCGGGTTCGGCCTGCCATTCCGCCAGGCGGCAGGCATCGGGCTCATGACCGTCATCGCCACGTCGAGCGTCGTCTCGGCGCAGCGCGCCGGTGACGGCACCATCAACCTCCGCCTTGGCATCGTTCTCGAGATAGCGACGACGCTCGGCGGCCTCGCCGGTGGGCTCACGGCGCTCTGGCTGTCGCAGCGGACGCTGCGCATCATGTTCGGCCTCGTCGCGCTGGGCATCGCGGGCGTCATGTTCAGCCAGATGAACAAGCGCAACGCGCTGCCAGAGGGCGACACCGACACGGGCTGGCTCGGTGGCCAGTTCTACTCCACCGAGCGCGGACGGATGGCACCCTACCGCGTGCGCCGCCTGCCGCTGGCCCTCGGGATGTCCTTCATCGCCGGCAACGTGTCGGGCCTGCTCGGTATCGGTGGCGGCATCCTCAAGGTGCCCGTCCTCACGTCGTGGTGCGGCGTACCTCTGCGCGTGGCGGCAACCACGAGCTCGCTCATGATTGGTGTCACCGCCGCAGCATCGGCGCCCATCTACTACGCGGCGGGCGAGATCCTGCCGCAATACGCGGCGGCATCCGTACTCGGCGTGATGATCGGCACGCGCGCCGGCTTCTGGGTCGCCGATCGCACGAAAGTGGCAGGCCTCAAGATCATGCTCGGCTGCGTGCTCATCTTCGCGGCCCTCATGATGCTGGTGCGCGCATGA